Proteins encoded by one window of Muntiacus reevesi chromosome 6, mMunRee1.1, whole genome shotgun sequence:
- the CLEC2L gene encoding C-type lectin domain family 2 member L isoform X2 — protein sequence MRAAPAGKRPWRVSDTTTRLLLGAIAVLLFAILVVMSILASKGCIKCEAPCPEDWLLYGRKCYFFSEEPRDWNTGRQYCHSHEAALAVIQSQKELEFMFKFTRREPWIGLRRVGDEFHWVNGDPFDPDTFPIAGPGECVFVEPTRLVSTDCLMTRPWVCSKMAYT from the exons aCACCACCACGCGTCTCCTGCTGGGGGCCATCGCAGTGCTTCTGTTCGCCATCCTGGTGGTGATGAGCATCTTGG CCTCCAAGGGCTGCATCAAGTGCGAAGCGCCCTGCCCAGAGGACTGGCTGCTATACGGAAGGAAATGCTACTTCTTCTCGGAGGAACCGAGAGACTGGAACACGGGCCGGCAGTACTGCCACAGCCACGAGGCGGCACTTGCTGTCATCCAGAGTCAGAAAGAACTG GAATTCATGTTCAAGTTCACACGGAGGGAGCCCTGGATCGGCCTGCGCAGAGTGGGGGACGAATTCCACTGGGTCAATGGGGACCCGTTTGACCCGGACAC GTTCCCCATCGCGGGCCCGGGGGAGTGTGTCTtcgtggagcccaccaggctggtGTCGACAGACTGCCTGATGACCCGGCCCTGGGTGTGCAGCAAGATGGCCTACACGTGA